Proteins encoded together in one Triticum dicoccoides isolate Atlit2015 ecotype Zavitan chromosome 7B, WEW_v2.0, whole genome shotgun sequence window:
- the LOC119338549 gene encoding uncharacterized protein LOC119338549 yields MEGSEGSGASCPAAAAAAAEQQVRVVRCPKCEKFLPELPNYSVYVCGGCGATLQAKKHSAPQTTCLDKTDVVHVKYLEVLESSPEKKEPVSEANFETISEENSQRVQATPEERLVTQRMMPEHRDSRCSSGDDQIPREPSTLMFRATLRDDITEIREAKYRRIRNEEKGDVKQPVRPSDRSHISVVDTIPPNAYHGEHQMKSSFGDANGSQCADGRNMDGPSSVSGLEKDRAELLRMLDELRDQVQRSCEITEKPSVGASTSRVVDASSSYSPHELLSRLRNGSQCSPSLSGQNPGVLHAYASVPTHQDLQGYREPDTHMGAPCYPVGQYPWRNCDSYFFGQHNHDPLVSYHHGGFYHQPACSCLHCHHREFLPVQGAPMGFNHHRVPYPGAYPVNGSVMFGMQNKNSRGINASMHRGHMRGNLSKKPPQTCEPIACGAPFTICYNCYEVLQLPKKCPLPGKDEYKLRCGSCSHVIMVKLDGSRLDVSAPSPISHMSAASRNNSSDVQGSNAYSAADERLLPLYSFSAGSHCSRERDLHSDSSDTEKVQGISSSSSIFEDENNPARSNSQRGTPRSSDLPVEAQVVSRVPSLPLQHHLAHSPSERVVNGSGKGSRSTRSEHEKTVLTETCRHNTIKDVRVVSVMSLSDDEYEDPDCSQDPCVGTQHVDRLTVTKTGDSFFTNLMKKSFKINNGMGNGRAKVFINGYPISDRAVKKAEKIAGPIYPGEYWYDYRAGFWGVMGQSCLGMIPPYIPQLNYPMPKNCAGGNTGIFINGRELHQKDFDLLVGRGLSESPDRSYKVEMSGKVYDEVSGEELYCLGKLAPTVEKMKRGFGMRPPRTIH; encoded by the exons ATGGAGGGGTCGGAGGGGTCGGGTGCCTCGtgtcccgcggcggcggcggcggcggccgagcaGCAGGTGCGGGTGGTGCGGTGCCCCAAGTGCGAGAAGTTCTTGCCGGAGCTGCCCAACTACTCCGTCTACGTCTGCGGCGGATGCGGCGCCACTCTCCAAG CAAAAAAGCACTCAGCACCCCAGACTACTTGTTTGGACAAAACTGACGTTGTACATGTGAAGTACCTTGAAGTGTTGGAGAGTTCGCCAGAGAAGAAGGAACCAGTATCTGAAGCTAATTTTGAAACTATCTCAGAAGAAAACTCTCAGAGAGTCCAAGCTACTCCCGAAGAGAGATTAGTAACCCAAAGAATGATGCCAGAACACAGAGATTCCAGATGTAGTTCTGGTGATGACCAAATCCCAAGAGAGCCAAGCACCTTGATGTTTAGGGCCACTCTTAGAGATGACATCACGGAGATTCGGGAAGCCAAGTACCGGCGCATACGGAATGAGGAGAAAGGAGATGTAAAGCAACCTGTGAGACCAAGTGACAGATCTCATATCTCTGTAGTCGACACCATTCCTCCTAATGCTTATCATGGTGAACACCAGATGAAGTCAAGCTTTGGAGATGCAAATGGTAGTCAGTGCGCAGACGGGAGGAATATGGACGGTCCTAGCAGTGTCAGTGGGCTTGAGAAAGACCGCGCCGAGCTTTTACGGATGCTTGATGAGCTGAGGGATCAGGTGCAGAGATCCTGCGAAATCACTGAGAAGCCCAGTGTAGGCGCCTCCACAAGTAGAGTGGTGGATGCCTCGAGCTCGTACAGTCCTCATGAACTGCTGAGTCGGTTGCGGAACGGTTCTCAGTGCTCACCATCCTTGAGTGGGCAAAATCCTGGCGTTCTGCATGCTTATGCTTCAGTCCCCACACATCAAGATCTACAAGGATATAGAGAGCCTGACACACACATGGGGGCTCCTTGCTATCCTGTTGGCCAGTATCCATGGAGGAATTGTGACAGTTATTTCTTTGGACAGCATAATCATGACCCTCTCGTCTCTTACCACCATGGCGGTTTCTACCACCAGCCTGCTTGCTCTTGCCTGCATTGTCATCACCGTGAGTTCTTGCCTGTTCAGGGGGCTCCGATGGGTTTCAATCATCACAGGGTGCCATATCCTGGGGCGTACCCGGTTAACGGTTCTGTGATGTTTGGCATGCAAAATAAAAATTCGAGAGGCATCAATGCTTCGATGCACCGCGGTCACATGAGGGGAAACCTGAGCAAGAAGCCTCCGCAAACATGTGAACCGATTGCCTGCGGAGCCCCATTTACCATATGCTACAACTGTTATGAAGTGCTGCAACTTCCCAAGAAGTGCCCCTTGCCTGGGAAGGATGAGTACAAGCTACGTTGTGGGTCATGCTCTCATGTGATCATGGTCAAGCTTGATGGAAGCAGGCTTGATGTTTCAGCGCCTTCGCCAATTTCACACATGTCTGCTGCTAGTAGAAATAACTCCAGTGATGTCCAAGGAAGCAATGCATACTCTGCTGCTGATGAGAGACTGCTTCCGCTTTACAGCTTTTCTGCAGGGAGTCATTGCTCTCGAGAAAGAGATCTGCACTCAGACTCAAGTGACACAGAAAAGGTGCAAGGTATATCATCGTCTTCTAGCATTTTTGAAGATGAGAATAATCCTGCGAGATCTAATTCACAGAGGGGCACCCCTAGGTCTAGTGATCTGCCCGTTGAAGCCCAAGTTGTTAGCCGTGTTCCGAGTTTACCTCTTCAGCATCATTTAGCACATTCACCATCTGAGAGGGTGGTTAATGGATCAGGAAAAGGAAGCAGAAGTACCCGGTCTGAGCATGAGAAGACAGTATTGACTGAAACTTGTAGACACAACACTATAAAAGATGTACGTGTAGTGAGTGTGATGAGCTTGTCAGATGATGAGTACGAGGATCCGGACTGCAGTCAAGATCCCTGTGTTGGGACTCAACATGTAGATCGCCTTACTGTCACGAAAACGGGTGATTCATTCTTTACCAATCTCATGAAGAAGAGTTTTAAAATCAACAATGGAATGGGCAATGGCAGAGCAAAGGTATTCATTAATGGCTATCCCATCTCCGATCGTGCTGTCAAGAAGGCTGAGAAGATTGCCGGACCAATCTACCCTGGTGAATACTG GTACGATTATCGTGCAGGGTTCTGGGGTGTAATGGGTCAATCCTGCCTTGGCATGATACCT CCGTACATTCCTCAGCTTAACTATCCTATGCCCAAGAACTGCGCTGGTGGAAATACTGGTATATTTATCAACGGGAGAGAACTTCACCAGAAAGATTTTGACTTACTCGTGGGTCGAGGTCTCTCAGAATCTCCTGACAGATCATATAAGGTTGAGATGTCTGGTAAAGTGTATGATGAAGTCTCTGGTGAAGAACTTTATTGTCTTGGCAAACTTGCACCAAC TGTTGAGAAGATGAAGCGCGGTTTCGGCATGCGGCCCCCGAGGACCATCCACTGA
- the LOC119341073 gene encoding B-cell receptor-associated protein 31-like, which translates to MIQLLFTVLAAEAGMAVVLLFKTPLRKLAMLALDRLKRGRAPVMVRTVAATVLVVLASSLHSMAKIHGHAGAGELDAPGALSPTDQVLLARHLLEASLMGYILFLALVIDRLHSYIREMRVLKKNLEAVSKQNKSLEEAKSGRSDESKPHHNDIASLNEEIKKLKLQLKGKAEEAKDAEAKALAAQTQSEGLARKYDRLLEDNKHLHEQLQSGDISLSRSDGKKNA; encoded by the exons ATGATCCAGCTCCTCTTCACCGTGCTGGCCGCGGAGGCGGGCATGGCGGTCGTCCTGCTCTTCAAGACGCCGCTGAGGAAGCTGGCGATGCTCGCGCTCGACCGCCTCAAGCGCGGCCGGGCCCCCGTCATGGTGCGCACCGTCGCCGCCACCGTCCTCGTCGTCCTCGCCTCCAGCCTCCACAGCATGGCCAAGATCCACGGCCACGCCGGCGCCGGCGAGCTCGACGCCCCCGGCGCGCTCAGCCCCACCGACCAGGTCCTCCTCGCCCGCCACCTCCTCGAGGCATCCCTCATGG GATACATTTTATTCCTTGCTCTCGTCATTGACCGACTGCACAGCTACATCAGAGAGATGCGAGTTCTAAAGAAGAACTTGGAAGCTGTGTCGAAGCAGAACAAGTCGCTAGAAGAAGCAAAATCTGGAAGGTCCGATGAGAGCAAGCCACACCACAACGACATTGCTTCGCTGAACGAGGAGATCAAGAAGCTGAAGCTGCAACTGAAAGGAAAGGCGGAGGAGGCCAAGGATGCAGAGGCCAAAGCACTAGCTGCCCAGACACAATCTGAAGGTCTTGCGCGCAAATACGACCGCCTGCTTGAGGACAACAAGCATCTCCATGAGCAGCTGCAGTCAGGAGACATCTCGCTGTCACGTTCGGATGGCAAGAAGAATGCCTAA